One part of the Terrimicrobium sacchariphilum genome encodes these proteins:
- a CDS encoding glycosyltransferase family 2 protein: MISLTVPIYNEEGSIEPLFEKVRAVMDPYGQPWEIIFVNDGSVDRSAQILDRLAADYPQVKVIHFRRNFGQTAAMMAGFDYASGDVIIPMDGDGQNDPHDIPRMLEQIEAGYDVCSGWRKDRQDNALQRNLPSILANKLISAVSGVQLHDFGCSLKAYRAEVIKNVRLYGEMHRFLPIYAKWHGARITEIPVNHYARTAGSSKYGLERVVKVLMDLVTVKFMDKFMLKPMYLFGFWGILFFAASLGFTVWTFYMRTRGYYFTATPLPMMAVFSFMTGVICVLMGLLAEMVTRTFHESQGKSIYIVRSTRNVTPGDSVLPIPVQAAATATVR; this comes from the coding sequence ATGATTTCGCTGACAGTTCCGATTTATAACGAGGAAGGCTCGATCGAGCCCTTGTTCGAAAAAGTGCGGGCTGTCATGGACCCGTACGGACAGCCTTGGGAGATTATCTTTGTCAACGACGGGAGCGTCGACCGCAGCGCCCAGATCCTCGATCGTCTCGCCGCAGATTATCCGCAGGTCAAGGTGATCCATTTCCGGCGCAACTTTGGCCAGACAGCGGCCATGATGGCGGGGTTCGACTACGCCTCCGGCGACGTGATCATCCCGATGGATGGCGACGGCCAGAACGACCCGCACGACATTCCCCGCATGCTCGAGCAGATCGAGGCGGGCTATGACGTTTGCTCCGGGTGGCGTAAGGATCGACAGGATAACGCCCTCCAGCGCAACCTCCCGAGCATCCTGGCCAACAAACTCATCTCGGCCGTCTCCGGAGTGCAGTTGCATGATTTTGGCTGCTCGCTGAAGGCCTACCGCGCCGAAGTGATCAAGAACGTCCGCCTTTACGGCGAGATGCATCGATTTCTGCCCATCTATGCCAAGTGGCATGGTGCCCGCATCACAGAGATCCCCGTCAATCACTACGCCCGCACCGCCGGATCCTCGAAGTACGGGCTCGAGCGTGTCGTCAAGGTGTTGATGGATCTTGTGACGGTGAAGTTCATGGACAAGTTCATGCTCAAGCCGATGTACCTTTTCGGCTTCTGGGGCATCCTGTTTTTCGCCGCCTCGCTCGGCTTCACGGTCTGGACCTTTTACATGCGGACGCGTGGGTACTATTTCACCGCGACCCCGCTGCCGATGATGGCGGTCTTTTCTTTCATGACGGGCGTGATTTGCGTGCTCATGGGTCTGCTGGCCGAGATGGTGACGCGCACCTTCCACGAGTCGCAGGGCAAATCGATCTACATCGTACGCAGTACGCGCAATGTGACCCCCGGCGATAGCGTTCTGCCAATCCCGGTTCAGGCCGCAGCTACCGCAACAGTTCGATAA
- a CDS encoding ABC transporter permease translates to MRSLKTPEFLPEAKPQRSMLADVIVVCLLGGLLVAILTVGREWHAPYREETQIDLSIAKLPLYTLYSLARGWVAMGFSFVFAILYATWAYYDARARTVLLPVLDILQSIPVLGFMPGLVLALVAVFPTSNFGLELACVLMIFTAQVWNMVFSYYDSLKAIPAELRQMGALCGFSPLKRFLNIELPFAAQGLIYNCMVSMAGGWFFLTINEAFTLGNKNFQLPGLGSYMSVAIAQGDVTAQIAAVVAMGVMIISVDRLIWWPLVIWSRKFKLEDTASGPMETTLVQRMLARSHILSTAAEMPVHLGKRLLDFLPRPATPKAKLENPARAAEISEPHARAMRIGSRVFYGGLMAAILAIGGYGLYVLAGILAEIDLREWTYILSATLATFLRVLAALVISSLWTIPVGVWIGLNPRVSRFLQPVIQFAASFPAPMLYPLVLGAILAIGGSLQWGAVVLMMLGAQWYILFNVAAGAQAIPADMVACADVFKINGLSRWRDFILPAIFPSLVTGWITSAGGAWNASIVAEYVQQGSHTYTAFGLGELISQATNKGNFDVLAGGVVVMALTVVLINRTFWKRMQRVGDTYCRFGG, encoded by the coding sequence GTGCGAAGCTTGAAGACGCCCGAGTTTTTACCTGAAGCGAAGCCGCAGCGCTCGATGCTGGCGGATGTGATCGTAGTATGTCTGCTGGGCGGTCTCTTGGTGGCGATCCTCACGGTGGGGCGGGAGTGGCATGCTCCGTATCGGGAAGAGACGCAAATCGATCTTTCGATCGCGAAGCTGCCCCTCTACACCCTTTATTCGCTGGCGCGCGGGTGGGTGGCCATGGGGTTTTCGTTCGTTTTTGCCATCCTGTATGCCACCTGGGCGTACTACGACGCGCGGGCCCGCACCGTGCTGCTGCCGGTGCTGGACATCCTGCAGAGCATTCCGGTGCTGGGGTTCATGCCCGGTCTGGTGCTGGCGCTGGTGGCGGTCTTCCCGACGAGCAACTTCGGGCTGGAGCTGGCCTGCGTGCTCATGATCTTCACTGCGCAGGTCTGGAACATGGTTTTCAGCTATTACGATTCCCTCAAGGCCATCCCGGCGGAACTGCGCCAGATGGGAGCGCTTTGCGGGTTTAGCCCGTTGAAGCGATTTCTTAATATCGAGCTGCCCTTCGCAGCCCAGGGCTTGATTTACAACTGCATGGTCTCCATGGCGGGTGGGTGGTTTTTCCTTACCATCAACGAGGCATTCACGCTGGGGAACAAGAACTTCCAGCTCCCCGGTCTCGGCTCCTACATGAGTGTGGCGATCGCCCAGGGAGATGTGACGGCGCAGATTGCGGCCGTGGTGGCGATGGGCGTGATGATCATCTCGGTGGATCGCCTGATCTGGTGGCCTCTGGTGATCTGGTCGCGCAAGTTCAAGCTCGAGGACACCGCGAGTGGCCCGATGGAGACAACTCTCGTCCAGCGCATGCTGGCCAGATCCCACATTCTCAGCACTGCGGCCGAAATGCCGGTGCATCTCGGCAAGCGATTGCTGGATTTCCTGCCCCGGCCCGCCACACCCAAGGCCAAGCTGGAAAACCCCGCGCGCGCAGCCGAGATCTCCGAGCCGCACGCGCGCGCGATGCGCATTGGTTCGCGGGTTTTCTATGGTGGCCTCATGGCGGCCATCCTCGCGATCGGCGGATACGGGCTGTATGTGCTCGCGGGCATCCTCGCCGAGATCGACCTGAGGGAGTGGACGTATATCCTGTCTGCCACGCTGGCAACCTTCCTCCGCGTGCTGGCGGCGCTCGTCATTAGCTCCCTCTGGACGATTCCGGTCGGCGTCTGGATCGGATTGAACCCCCGTGTGTCGCGATTCCTCCAGCCCGTCATCCAGTTTGCGGCATCGTTCCCGGCTCCGATGTTGTATCCTCTTGTTCTCGGGGCGATTCTTGCGATTGGCGGCTCGTTGCAATGGGGGGCGGTCGTATTGATGATGCTCGGCGCTCAGTGGTACATCCTTTTCAATGTGGCCGCAGGTGCGCAGGCCATTCCCGCCGACATGGTCGCCTGTGCGGATGTCTTCAAGATCAACGGTCTGTCCCGGTGGCGGGACTTTATCCTGCCGGCCATCTTTCCCTCGCTCGTCACGGGCTGGATCACCTCGGCCGGAGGCGCCTGGAATGCCAGTATCGTGGCCGAGTACGTGCAGCAGGGTTCGCACACCTACACGGCATTTGGCCTGGGCGAACTCATCAGCCAGGCAACCAACAAGGGAAACTTTGACGTGCTGGCGGGCGGCGTGGTGGTGATGGCGCTAACGGTGGTTTTGATCAACCGGACTTTCTGGAAGCGCATGCAGCGCGTGGGAGACACTTATTGCCGATTTGGAGGATGA
- a CDS encoding putative manganese-dependent inorganic diphosphatase produces the protein MQTLVIGHKNPDMDAICSAIGYAELKKAEGVENVVAARCGNTNQRIDFALGKFGFEAPLFVSSVLPRVEDVMERDVIYAGRDEPVYDALTRIGDNRFRGLPVLDERKRCVGLISSFKISRYLFPHRDQASTTREVHASLKDIVDTIGGIVLAGPTDNEILDLVLVVAAMQTDSFQRRLEDLDHGRTVLIVGDRRNIQRIAIEAGVHALVVTGSRRVDDGILALARANKTVVISSPHDTATTVLLARSAVRAGQMVYTDFHTLTPEIPLEEAEREIAMLAQFAFPVVDGDKRLIGIISKSDFLKPVPRQLILVDHNELTQAVEGAENVPIVEIIDHHRIGTAPTEAPILFMNRPVGSTSTIVSTLFQQAGREIPKNLAGLLMCGVISDTLNLTSPTTTDVDRRIMAHLSSLSGINPADLAAEIFSVGSPLLTMTAKQAINADCKEYEERGKTFTVAQIEELSFALFEEKKEELLRELETSCAENKYTFCALLVTDVNTQNSILLVCGEKWFTKLIDYPEVSENAWKLDGVVSRKKQLLPYLTGLLARG, from the coding sequence ATGCAAACATTGGTAATAGGTCACAAGAACCCGGACATGGACGCGATCTGTTCGGCTATTGGATATGCGGAACTGAAAAAGGCCGAGGGAGTCGAGAATGTCGTTGCCGCCCGCTGTGGCAATACGAACCAGCGGATTGATTTTGCCTTGGGAAAATTTGGATTCGAAGCGCCGCTTTTTGTCAGCAGCGTCCTTCCGCGCGTCGAGGACGTGATGGAGCGCGACGTCATCTATGCGGGCCGGGATGAACCCGTTTACGATGCCCTCACCCGCATCGGGGACAACCGCTTCCGCGGGCTGCCCGTTCTGGATGAGCGTAAGCGCTGCGTCGGCCTCATCTCGAGTTTTAAGATCAGCCGATACCTTTTCCCTCATCGGGACCAGGCCAGCACGACTCGCGAGGTGCATGCCTCGCTAAAGGATATCGTTGATACCATCGGGGGGATCGTGCTGGCCGGACCGACCGACAATGAGATCCTCGATCTCGTGCTCGTGGTGGCCGCGATGCAGACCGACTCCTTCCAGCGTCGTCTGGAGGATCTCGATCACGGTCGCACGGTGCTTATCGTCGGCGATCGCCGCAACATCCAGCGCATCGCCATCGAGGCCGGCGTGCACGCGCTGGTCGTCACCGGCAGCAGAAGGGTCGATGACGGCATCCTTGCGCTGGCCCGTGCCAACAAGACGGTCGTGATCAGTTCACCGCACGATACCGCGACCACCGTGCTGCTCGCCCGGAGCGCGGTGCGGGCCGGCCAGATGGTGTACACAGACTTTCACACCCTCACACCGGAGATCCCGCTGGAGGAAGCCGAGCGCGAGATTGCCATGCTGGCGCAATTTGCCTTTCCCGTCGTCGACGGGGACAAGCGACTCATCGGAATCATTTCGAAAAGCGATTTCCTCAAGCCCGTGCCGCGTCAGCTGATCCTCGTCGATCACAATGAATTGACTCAAGCCGTCGAGGGCGCGGAAAACGTGCCGATCGTGGAGATCATCGACCACCACCGTATCGGTACGGCACCCACGGAAGCGCCGATCCTGTTCATGAACCGGCCGGTGGGTTCCACGTCCACGATCGTGAGCACGCTCTTCCAGCAGGCGGGCCGTGAGATTCCCAAAAACCTCGCGGGACTCCTCATGTGCGGAGTGATCTCCGATACGCTCAACCTGACCTCGCCGACCACGACGGATGTGGATCGCCGCATCATGGCTCACCTGTCGAGCCTGAGCGGAATCAATCCCGCCGATCTGGCCGCGGAGATTTTCTCCGTGGGTTCGCCGCTGCTGACCATGACGGCCAAGCAGGCGATCAACGCGGACTGCAAGGAGTATGAGGAGCGAGGCAAGACCTTCACCGTTGCGCAGATCGAGGAGTTGAGCTTTGCCCTCTTCGAGGAAAAGAAGGAAGAGTTGCTTCGCGAGCTCGAGACTTCCTGCGCCGAGAACAAATACACGTTCTGCGCGTTGCTGGTCACGGATGTGAACACGCAAAACTCGATCCTCCTCGTGTGCGGCGAGAAGTGGTTCACCAAGCTGATTGACTATCCCGAGGTGAGCGAGAATGCCTGGAAGCTCGACGGAGTGGTTTCGCGCAAGAAGCAGCTTCTCCCGTATCTCACCGGCTTGCTGGCTCGCGGATAG
- a CDS encoding ABC transporter ATP-binding protein, with product MEPLISLEGVWLEYPGEKRAPAATILKKINLEVAENDIIALLGPSGCGKSTLIRLIAGLIEPTKGVVKFHGKEVRGVCPGVAMVFQNFALFPWLTVSGNVRLPLKEAGLEEAEIAQRVERSLGMVGLSGYDNVYPRELSGGMKQRVGIARALAVNPEVLCMDEPFSALDVLTAESLRDELARLCADPKNPLRTMISVTHNIEEAVYLAKRIIVLAAHPGRVALDMPNPLPYPRDPESPEFRAAMEKIHAILTHTEMPDTGHTPEGERGEDGHIRLTPVVAGVTIGELLGLIAMCEPTPANVFDLAEDLREEYDSMIKVIRAAEVLGFVATPDDDVVLTDLGEEFQRVDMQGRKEIFTRQVKTLPFYAKIHELIAPRENMEIEMDELVDTLHAWYPHDKIEPLVRSIVSWGRYANLIEYDSAGKILRLKE from the coding sequence ATGGAACCGCTGATTTCACTGGAAGGGGTCTGGCTCGAGTACCCGGGCGAAAAGCGCGCCCCGGCGGCAACCATCCTCAAGAAGATCAATCTTGAGGTGGCAGAGAACGACATCATCGCGCTGCTCGGTCCGTCGGGATGCGGCAAAAGCACGCTGATCCGCCTCATCGCGGGGCTGATCGAACCCACCAAGGGTGTGGTGAAATTTCACGGTAAGGAGGTGCGCGGAGTGTGTCCGGGCGTGGCGATGGTCTTTCAGAACTTTGCACTCTTTCCGTGGCTGACGGTGAGCGGAAACGTGCGGCTGCCGCTCAAGGAAGCCGGACTCGAGGAGGCTGAGATTGCACAACGCGTGGAGCGTTCGCTCGGGATGGTCGGTCTTTCGGGTTACGATAACGTCTACCCGCGCGAGCTTTCTGGCGGCATGAAGCAGCGCGTCGGCATCGCGCGGGCCCTCGCGGTGAATCCCGAGGTGCTTTGCATGGACGAGCCTTTCAGCGCGCTCGATGTGCTGACGGCGGAATCCCTGCGCGATGAACTCGCCCGACTTTGCGCCGATCCAAAGAATCCCCTGCGCACCATGATCTCGGTGACTCACAACATCGAGGAGGCGGTCTATCTCGCCAAGCGCATCATTGTATTGGCTGCTCACCCGGGCCGGGTGGCTCTCGATATGCCGAATCCGCTGCCGTACCCTCGCGATCCCGAGTCGCCGGAGTTCCGTGCGGCGATGGAAAAAATTCATGCCATCCTCACCCATACGGAAATGCCGGACACGGGGCACACGCCCGAGGGCGAGCGGGGAGAGGATGGGCACATCCGCCTGACGCCCGTGGTCGCGGGCGTGACGATTGGTGAGTTGCTGGGCCTCATCGCCATGTGCGAACCGACGCCGGCGAACGTCTTCGATCTCGCGGAGGATCTGCGCGAGGAGTACGACTCCATGATCAAGGTGATCCGCGCCGCCGAGGTGCTGGGTTTTGTCGCCACCCCGGATGACGATGTGGTATTGACCGATCTCGGCGAGGAGTTTCAGCGCGTGGACATGCAGGGCCGTAAGGAAATCTTCACCCGGCAGGTCAAGACGCTTCCCTTCTACGCCAAGATTCACGAACTGATCGCGCCGCGCGAGAACATGGAGATCGAGATGGATGAACTCGTGGACACCCTCCATGCATGGTATCCGCACGACAAGATCGAGCCGCTGGTCCGCTCGATCGTGAGCTGGGGGCGCTATGCGAACCTCATCGAATACGACTCCGCGGGAAAGATCCTGCGACTGAAGGAATAA
- the asnB gene encoding asparagine synthase (glutamine-hydrolyzing), with protein sequence MCGIAGFLGTGTRSDLQRMTNALAHRGPDAEGLFQIEAEGLHLGHRRLSIVDLTCGAQPMHTADGQYSIVFNGEIYNHAALRVELQQRGCVFQTDHSDTEVLLHGYREHGAAFVERLNGMWAFAIWDHARRELFISRDRFGKKPLYWFHHQGTFAFGSELTALLEHPSSPRNESRLALQKFFAYALIPAPHSIIEGIWKLPAGHNLLVRPGEAPKISRYWRFELEPEESWNSRPEQDLAEELLSLLDDAVARRLMSDVPLGVFLSGGIDSTAVAALACRHVDRGQLKTFSIGFSEPTFDESAFAKRAAEHLQTSHSLEMLDLDKAIEVLPLILDKLDEPQGDNSLLPTWLLSRFTRRHVTVALGGDGGDELFAGYETFRGLNKAQWYSRLVPKPVHHGIAALASLMPVSHNNLSFDFKIKRGLGGVQYPAPYWNAAWLGAVAPGELSRCFGGSVDLEAVYSEAIEVWDACRQKTLLDRTLQFYTEIYMQDGILAKVDRASMMHGLEARSPFLDIEVANFARRLPNRFKLRDGVTKYLLKKALEPLLPADIIYRKKKGFGTPMSAWFHTGKLTITEPSHFAQARAVAHLNRKSDERLFLWCQYTAEQWRARRQRAGLIA encoded by the coding sequence ATGTGCGGCATCGCGGGATTTCTCGGGACGGGCACGCGTTCCGATCTCCAGAGGATGACCAATGCCCTGGCCCACCGCGGGCCGGACGCCGAGGGGTTGTTTCAGATCGAGGCCGAGGGACTGCATCTCGGCCATCGCCGCCTGAGCATCGTCGACCTCACCTGCGGAGCCCAGCCGATGCATACGGCGGATGGACAGTACTCCATCGTCTTCAACGGCGAGATCTACAATCATGCCGCCCTCCGTGTGGAACTCCAGCAGCGGGGATGCGTTTTCCAGACCGACCACTCGGATACCGAGGTGCTCCTGCACGGGTATCGCGAACACGGTGCGGCTTTCGTCGAGCGTCTGAACGGCATGTGGGCCTTCGCGATCTGGGACCATGCGCGGCGCGAGCTTTTCATCAGCCGGGACCGCTTTGGCAAGAAGCCGCTCTATTGGTTCCACCATCAGGGAACGTTTGCGTTTGGCTCCGAACTGACCGCCCTGCTGGAGCACCCGTCGTCGCCTCGCAATGAGTCTCGGCTGGCCCTGCAAAAGTTCTTCGCCTACGCGCTGATTCCCGCCCCGCATTCCATCATCGAGGGAATCTGGAAGCTCCCGGCTGGCCACAACCTGCTCGTCCGCCCTGGGGAGGCTCCAAAGATTTCGCGGTACTGGAGATTTGAACTCGAACCCGAGGAGTCGTGGAACTCCCGCCCCGAGCAGGACCTCGCCGAGGAACTCCTTAGCCTGCTTGATGACGCCGTGGCGCGCCGCCTCATGTCCGACGTGCCGCTCGGCGTATTCCTTAGCGGCGGCATCGACTCCACCGCCGTTGCCGCCCTGGCCTGCCGCCATGTCGATCGCGGCCAGCTCAAGACGTTCAGCATTGGCTTTTCCGAGCCGACATTCGACGAATCCGCCTTCGCCAAACGCGCCGCCGAGCATTTGCAAACCTCGCATTCCCTGGAGATGCTCGATCTCGACAAGGCCATCGAGGTGCTGCCGCTCATCCTCGACAAGCTGGACGAGCCGCAGGGCGACAACTCACTGCTCCCCACGTGGCTGCTCAGCCGGTTCACCCGCCGCCATGTCACCGTCGCCCTCGGCGGCGATGGGGGCGACGAACTCTTTGCGGGATACGAGACCTTTCGCGGCCTGAACAAGGCGCAGTGGTATTCCCGTCTGGTGCCGAAACCCGTGCACCACGGCATCGCCGCGCTGGCCTCGCTCATGCCGGTGTCGCACAACAACCTGAGCTTTGACTTCAAGATCAAGCGCGGCCTCGGCGGCGTGCAGTACCCCGCGCCGTACTGGAATGCCGCATGGCTCGGCGCCGTGGCCCCCGGCGAACTCTCGCGCTGCTTCGGCGGCTCCGTCGACCTGGAAGCCGTGTACTCCGAGGCGATCGAGGTGTGGGATGCCTGCCGCCAGAAAACCCTGCTCGACCGCACACTGCAGTTTTACACCGAGATCTACATGCAGGACGGCATCCTCGCGAAGGTCGATCGCGCCAGCATGATGCATGGCCTGGAGGCGCGCAGCCCGTTCCTCGACATCGAGGTGGCAAACTTCGCCCGCCGCCTGCCGAATCGGTTCAAGCTTCGCGACGGCGTCACCAAGTATCTCCTGAAAAAAGCCCTCGAACCGCTCCTCCCGGCAGACATCATTTACCGGAAGAAAAAGGGCTTCGGCACGCCAATGAGCGCGTGGTTTCACACCGGCAAGCTCACCATCACCGAGCCCTCGCACTTCGCCCAGGCCAGGGCTGTGGCGCATCTCAACCGGAAATCCGACGAGCGGCTCTTCCTTTGGTGCCAATACACGGCGGAGCAATGGCGGGCTCGCCGCCAGCGGGCGGGGCTCATCGCGTGA
- a CDS encoding glycosyltransferase family 2 protein: MANSLSPTSPSIAVLVPCYNEEKTVAKVVADFQRVLPDATIWVFDNRSTDRTSEVARAAGAKVVYSPDQGKGCVVRHMFSVIEADIYIMVDGDSTYSADSAPELLKAFHELSADMLVGKRCTPKEQLAGAYRPMHQLGNQFVCWLIRSAFRAPIEDVFSGYRVFTRNFVKSIPLYASGFQIEIEMTLQALSKGYRVAEIDTPYGSRPEGSFSKLNTYRDGALVVWAFALICRDYRPGLFFGMVAAIFLLLSLAAGALPIIDYAIFRYVYHVPLALLAVGFAILGALSLSISFILQTQLRYHNELHALIRRTSHLK, encoded by the coding sequence ATGGCCAACTCTCTGTCTCCCACTTCGCCGTCCATAGCGGTACTCGTACCCTGCTACAACGAGGAGAAGACCGTCGCCAAGGTGGTCGCCGATTTTCAGCGCGTGCTGCCCGATGCAACGATCTGGGTCTTTGACAACCGGAGCACAGATCGCACCTCTGAGGTGGCCCGTGCTGCTGGAGCCAAGGTGGTTTATTCCCCGGATCAAGGCAAAGGCTGCGTCGTGCGGCATATGTTTTCCGTCATCGAGGCCGACATTTACATCATGGTCGATGGCGACTCGACCTACTCGGCCGACTCCGCGCCTGAACTGCTCAAGGCCTTTCACGAGCTTTCCGCCGATATGCTCGTCGGTAAACGATGCACGCCCAAGGAGCAACTCGCTGGCGCCTACCGCCCGATGCACCAGCTCGGCAACCAGTTTGTCTGCTGGCTTATTCGCTCCGCGTTTCGAGCGCCGATCGAGGATGTTTTCAGCGGATACCGTGTCTTCACCCGCAACTTCGTAAAGAGCATCCCCCTTTACGCCTCCGGTTTTCAGATCGAGATCGAGATGACCTTGCAGGCACTCTCCAAGGGGTATCGCGTCGCCGAGATCGACACGCCCTATGGATCACGCCCGGAAGGAAGCTTTTCCAAGCTCAATACCTACCGCGATGGAGCGCTCGTCGTCTGGGCCTTTGCCCTCATTTGTCGCGACTATCGCCCGGGTCTATTCTTTGGAATGGTGGCTGCGATCTTCCTGCTCCTGAGCCTCGCAGCTGGCGCACTGCCAATCATCGACTACGCGATCTTTCGTTACGTTTATCACGTGCCGCTCGCGCTCCTGGCGGTCGGATTTGCCATTCTGGGCGCTCTCAGCCTCAGCATCAGCTTCATCCTGCAAACCCAGCTGCGCTATCACAATGAGCTGCATGCCCTGATCCGGCGCACGTCTCACCTGAAATAG
- a CDS encoding glycosyltransferase family 4 protein translates to MKVLVLCYEYPPVGGGGGRVAAQVATGLVARGHEVRVQTSGMRHLPAHEDRDGVRIERAESFRKKEDTCSVPEMALYLATSFLPALKLAREWKPDVIHAHFAVPTGVLAASVSALTRIPYVLTAHLGDVPGGVPEQTSHLFKIVDPFARILWKRAAATTAVSSYVGALARAAYAADPHVILNGIAAPANTGDQKIANKLLMVGRLSVQKNPLLAIESLALVRDLPWTLDVIGDGPLRAQMEELARQKGIADRITFRGWLDARDVHAAMAESELLFIPSLHEGLPMAAIEALHHGLVIVGSNIGGLADVLSDDENGFMCPLEAPAFAEKLQLLLTSPELKTRMALHSHKLAASFGVDRSVDGYEKVLRAVAGEKE, encoded by the coding sequence GTGAAGGTCCTCGTTCTCTGCTATGAATACCCGCCGGTAGGGGGAGGCGGCGGACGCGTGGCCGCCCAGGTCGCCACCGGCCTCGTCGCCCGCGGACACGAAGTACGCGTCCAGACCTCGGGCATGCGCCACCTGCCTGCGCATGAAGACCGCGACGGCGTGCGCATCGAACGCGCCGAGTCCTTCCGCAAAAAGGAGGACACCTGCAGCGTCCCGGAAATGGCGCTCTATCTCGCCACCAGCTTCCTGCCCGCCCTGAAGCTCGCCCGCGAGTGGAAGCCCGACGTGATCCATGCGCATTTCGCCGTTCCCACCGGCGTATTGGCTGCTTCGGTTTCCGCGCTGACGCGCATCCCCTACGTGCTCACCGCCCACCTCGGCGATGTGCCGGGCGGCGTACCGGAGCAAACGTCGCACCTCTTCAAGATCGTCGACCCGTTTGCCCGCATCCTTTGGAAAAGAGCCGCGGCGACAACGGCGGTCAGCTCCTATGTGGGGGCCCTCGCCCGGGCCGCCTATGCGGCAGACCCTCACGTGATCCTCAACGGCATCGCCGCTCCCGCAAATACGGGAGACCAGAAAATCGCCAACAAGCTCCTGATGGTCGGTCGCCTGAGCGTGCAAAAAAATCCCCTCCTCGCCATCGAGAGCCTTGCACTGGTCCGGGATCTGCCCTGGACCCTCGACGTTATCGGCGATGGCCCCCTTCGCGCGCAGATGGAAGAGCTCGCCCGGCAGAAAGGCATTGCCGACCGCATCACCTTTCGCGGCTGGCTCGATGCCCGCGACGTCCACGCCGCCATGGCGGAGTCTGAACTGCTCTTCATCCCCTCCCTGCACGAAGGCCTTCCCATGGCAGCCATCGAGGCGCTGCACCATGGCCTGGTCATTGTCGGCTCCAATATCGGCGGCCTGGCCGACGTCCTCTCCGACGACGAAAACGGCTTCATGTGTCCCCTGGAAGCTCCCGCCTTCGCCGAGAAACTCCAACTGCTGCTCACCTCGCCGGAGTTGAAAACCCGCATGGCGCTGCATTCGCACAAACTGGCAGCCAGCTTCGGCGTCGATCGATCCGTCGATGGCTACGAAAAGGTGTTGCGCGCCGTGGCGGGAGAGAAAGAATAG
- a CDS encoding superoxide dismutase → MAYELPPLPFPANALEPNIDGKTNEIHHGKHHATYVANLNKALESAPELANKPVEELIADLASVPESIRGAVRNNGGGHANHTFFWKLITPGGATAPSGALAEAIDKKFGSFDEFKAKFEAAGLGRFGSGWAWLVVNNGELEVVSTANQDTPLNGKAVAGVEGKPVIGVDVWEHAYYLNYQNRRADYLKAFWNVVNWDVAAKNYEAAL, encoded by the coding sequence ATGGCATACGAACTTCCACCACTGCCCTTCCCGGCCAACGCCCTCGAACCCAACATCGACGGCAAGACCAACGAAATCCACCATGGGAAGCATCACGCAACGTACGTAGCAAACCTCAACAAGGCGCTCGAGAGCGCTCCCGAGCTGGCCAACAAGCCGGTAGAGGAACTCATCGCCGACCTCGCCTCCGTACCGGAGTCGATCCGCGGCGCCGTGCGCAACAATGGCGGCGGCCACGCCAACCACACCTTCTTCTGGAAGCTCATCACCCCGGGCGGCGCCACCGCTCCGAGCGGAGCCCTCGCCGAGGCCATCGACAAAAAATTCGGCAGCTTCGATGAGTTCAAAGCCAAGTTCGAGGCCGCCGGCCTCGGTCGCTTCGGTAGCGGCTGGGCGTGGCTCGTCGTGAATAATGGCGAACTCGAGGTCGTCTCGACTGCCAACCAGGACACTCCGCTCAACGGCAAGGCTGTTGCCGGAGTCGAAGGCAAGCCCGTCATCGGTGTCGACGTGTGGGAACACGCCTACTACCTGAACTACCAGAACCGCCGCGCGGATTACCTCAAGGCTTTCTGGAACGTCGTGAACTGGGACGTCGCCGCCAAGAACTACGAGGCCGCTCTGTAA